ACCCGACGGACTTACAGTTGTGCCTCCGGGTAAAGCCGAAAAGTTTCTGGAAAACCTCGACATAAGGAAGTTTTACGGAGTCGGTGTGGCAACTGAAAATCGCATGAGAAAACTGGGAATAAACAATGGCGCAGACCTGAAAAAAAGAACCCTCGAAGAACTGAAGGAAAATTTCGGTAAAGCCGGAATTTATTACTACGAAATAGTCCGGGGAATAGACGAAAGACCTGTTATAAATGAATGGGAAAGGAAATCCTACGGAAGCGAGACGACTTACGAGAAGGACCTGACCGATATGGACCAAATCGCCGCGGAGATGGAGAGGCTTTCAGAAAAGGTTTTCAACGGAACAGAGAAAGAAAACCTCAAGGGAAAAACGGTGACCGTTAAGGTCAGATACGGCGATTTTACTACGCTTACAAGAAGCCTGACGAGGGAGGATGCTGTCGATTCGAGCGAGGATATTGTAAAAACAGCGCTTTTTTTACTTCGTAAAACCGAAGCCGGAAAAAGAAGCATCAGGCTCCTCGGGGTTACGCTTTCGAATTTCTATTCAGATGAAAAAATTATGACAGAG
The candidate division WOR-3 bacterium genome window above contains:
- the dinB gene encoding DNA polymerase IV encodes the protein MGVRKIIHIDMDAYYAAIEQRDDPSLRGKPVIVGGTPGTRSVVSTCSYEARKFGVRSAMPSNTAKRLCPQGIFVLPRFRVYEKVSRQIREIFREYTDLVEPMSLDEAYLDVTHNKKEISSATIIAREIKKKIHSKTSLTASAGVSYNKFLAKVASDFKKPDGLTVVPPGKAEKFLENLDIRKFYGVGVATENRMRKLGINNGADLKKRTLEELKENFGKAGIYYYEIVRGIDERPVINEWERKSYGSETTYEKDLTDMDQIAAEMERLSEKVFNGTEKENLKGKTVTVKVRYGDFTTLTRSLTREDAVDSSEDIVKTALFLLRKTEAGKRSIRLLGVTLSNFYSDEKIMTE